TTGGTGACCTGTACAACCACGATGGCCGCAGCTTCCTCGGCCAGCTCTGGTCCGTTTTCGGCACTCTCAAGTATGTCGAGAACGACCCCAACTGCCCCGGCGCCATGAGATGGGCCAAATAGAGGGTGGTTGCTGTACAAAATGCAACACGGTTTTCTTTAGACGGACATAAAGAGACATAGACGACATAGACATTTTTAGACTCAAAGACCGCATAGTCAAAGCTTGATAGAGCGGAAGCACGTATGGAGTTTAGAAACAAGGGGAAATAGACCAAAAGTTCTAGACCAAATGGCAGGGCCAAGGCTCAGAATTCTTTTGAAACTGCATCTCCACCGTGAATAAGGCACAGTCTTGTCGTTCACCATGATGTGAGATATTCGTATTTAAGGTTCTCGTGATGACAGACGCGTTAAAGTTAATGAGTACTTTTGGGCAATAGGCGACCTTCCCAAATGGTTTCCTGAATAGGAAAGGAAGTACCGCGAGATAACTGGAAATGAGTAATATGGGATTACACTTGAACAGAGTTTATACCAAGCACATCAGATTTGGGGATTGAGTGCAACCTATCTCCATGTTCCCGCTTAATTTGCATGACACGCGGTTTCCAGCCAAGGAGTAGCCCAGTCAATGAGTGTGTACCATTCTGGACCATCCGATTCGCGCTTGCGTCGTCTCTTGGGTGCCACGTTGGTGAACTCACTTGTTCCCAGACCAAAGGAAAAGCGCAGCAAGCCCAGCTCCCTGGGCTCCCATCATCCGAGCTAATATAACAGAGTTTACACTGCTTGAAACAGTGCGCGCAGCATATTCACGACAGCCTCGCAGGCTGACGATGGCTACATGTACATCTGAACTGAGTCGTGCAATTCAAAGGAGCCTCTGACTGTTGTGCAAATCCAGCCACGTACCGTAATCTCCGGTCTAGGTTGGCTTGCGCAACTTCTCAGCAGGAAGCACCGGGGCTAGCGGGGGGTCTAGATCACGAAATAGCTCCTGCAGACTTATGTGTGTTCGTCTTATATCATCCCGAGGAGATGGCTCCGGGTCTCATGTCATAGAAGATCATCGCCCGCTTCCTGTCAAAGATTGTTATGTCCCTCTGTTCTCTTATTGTCTCTGACCTGTCATCTCATCATCCACCAGTCATTCAATCATTGACAAAGCATCGCTAGCATCTTGCCCTGATCAAGACGATCAACAACGGCGACACAATGGCGTCGGCCTACATACTTGCCGTCTACTTCCTAGTAGTTGTCCTCGCCGGTCTTCAACTCAAACAGAAGATCAAAGCTCTCAAGTCTCCCCTGAGAAAACTTCCTGGGCCTTGGTATGCTCCTCTCACAACATTGCATTTACGTTATCTCTTCTCAACCGGAACCATCTGGAAGTTGGTAGAGAGAAGCCACAACAAATATGGGCCGATTATCCGACTCGGCCCCCGACAGGTCTGGATCTCTGACAAGGAGGCCATGAAGCAGATCTTGGTCAAGACGGATCTTCCCAAAGTTGCCATGTATGCCGAAATTTCCAGAGACAAATTCAGTCCCGGACTATTTGGCGAGATGTAAGTCGTTCCCTTTTTTTCTGCCCACAATGTGCACTTGCAACGTGAGCCTAACTCAACGTCGTTGGAAAAAGTCGCCAAGAGCCGCACAGGCGCCTCAAACGTTTCCTGTTCCCTGCTTTTACGGTCAACTACATTGACAACCTTGAGATGTTCTTCAAGAGCACCGTTCGTGACGTGCTCAACAAGTACCAGACACAGATCAACGAGGATGCGGTACACTATGCAAAAAAGGGTATCGAGGTCGACTTAATGGACGACCTTCACAACGTGGCCCTTGACATGTAAGCCAATACTTCCGCAGCCATCTTGGTCTTTCTCTTGCACGGCTTCTTACTTGAGTAACAGCATGGGAGAGTGTTCATTCGGCAAGGGGTTCGGACAGACCAATCCCAATAGCTTAATCGAAGATGGAGTTGACGAGAAGATTTGGAAGTCAATCCCTCGCTCCATTTTCGATGGTCTCAGCAAGCGATACCAGGCAAGTCAATCTTTTGTTACAGACGAAATGTCTTGATTCCCTCAGTGCTTACTTGTACAAAGACTGTATATGTCAAGAAATTCTTCCGCGCCCTGGGAATCGACCTGCAATTCGACTGGCCCGCCGAGATGATCACAGCAATCGACGCCGTAGTCCAACGACGCAAGCGCACTCCGGACGTTGAGCGCCGAGACCTCCTCCAGCACCTTATCGAAGAGGGCAAAAAGCCTGACACCGGCACTAGCATGTCTGTCCGCGACATTGTCGACCAAATGGCCGAGATCCTCCTTGCCGGTTCCGAAACAACATCCGGCACTATCGGCTGTCTCTTTCTCGAGCTTGCCCGTAACCCCGACGTCCGCGCCAAGCTCTTCGCCTCTCTCCCGTCCAAGGGCTTCAACGAAGAGATTGTGACCAGAAAATCGGTTCGCAACGAGGAGAACTACGAGTACCTCGAGGCCTGCATCAAGGAGAACCTCCGCTTGCATCCTATTGCTTCGGAGATGGGCCGCCGGACTGGCAATCAGTGGATCAACCTCTGTGGCTATGATCTACCGCCTCACACAGTAGTCTCGGCTTCATACCGGGATCTTCACCGCAACGAGGCTTTCTGGCCCCAGGCAGTACGGTTCTGGCCCGAGAGGTGGCTATCCGAAGACAAGAGAGACGGGGCACCCGCACCTGAGTAAGTCCCAATGGTTTCCTTCCCATAATAAAATCTTCGTACTAACGAAGCCTCCAGTATGGACGCGTATTACCCCTTTTCTGGAGGCAAGCATTCGTGCATTGGTATCAAGTAAGTCTTAGTACAATGCTTTTCGTTATTGTCGAGCAACTATGCTGATAAAGTCGATAAAGCTTTGCGTGGGCCGAGATGAGAATGGTTGCCGCCAATCTCCTACAAAGATTCGATGTGCTGGAAGTTCCGGATCAAGACATAGACTTCCGCCAGTACATCACCATGCAGTTTGCAACTGGTCACTGGAAAGTTGTTCTCAAGCCAAGAAATTGATTACAAGTCATTGGACTCTTACGACGAAACGTTCACAAAGCCTGACTTTTGGCATTTAGATTGAAAAGAATCCATATTTGATCTCTCTGAGATGGAGTTGCGGGGTTGAGATCTGTGTGCAGGCGATAGCATTGTAGGCCAACTGAGTCCAAGGCGTCCATCTAAGGGCAAACTGCGATCTAGACATAAGCGAGATTGAATAGAATTGGTTGATTGCATTCAAGGTGCGCAAGAGCTGATGAATCAACTATCTAGATAGTCTACGTCTTGCAGGACTTGGCTAACCCCCGTCCCTAAATTCTCGGTAGCGGTTAACACAGATGAGAGACTTTACCTGAGATACTGCAATAGTCAACGCTCCCGCCGGCTATGTTGTATTCAACAGCTCGGAGGGACTAGAACAGGAAGAAATTGCAAAATACCCCAGTGCCAGCAATGACCACCAGCTTGACGACGTGAGGGTATTTCTGGGACACTACGTGGCGGGAAAGCTCCGCTCATAAGACATAAACCATGTTCCTTACTGCAACAAAACGCATGTAAAAAGCTTATTGGCAGAGGAGTTTGCAAAGTGCGAGCGGTTTATCTGCCCTTGTCAAACCCCCATCATGGGTCTGTTGCATGCTATACCGACGGACCGACGTTGACGTCTCAGTAGCATGGACCCGGTTGATTCGGCATGGAGCAAGCAAATGGCACCagaaagcttatttaatggCTATGGTGGGGTAGTTAACACGAGATATATTGATCGAGCCAAAGGTCGCGCGGGGATAAGGGTTTGGAGAAGATGGCCGTTGGCGTAGCCTGCTCGATATCTTCTAGGCACAAGATTTCTCCACTCAGTGGGAGAGACAGATTCGAGGGACTCGGAAATTGGGAGGGGTTTCGGCATCGGGATTGGGCCCGAGAAGACATTTAACACTGAAGGCAGAGCCGGGATCGAGACAGGACAGCTTGCATTGGGGTCCTACTTAACCTATCTGAGGTAGCAGATCAATGATGGCCGAGTCATTTGCTATCATAACCGGCTTTGGCTATTAATTCTAGGGAACCACCACGGCAAAGGGATCTCTACAAGAGCCGAAGAAAGAAACGCAAGGATGATCCGTCTCTTCAGTGAAGCTTGAGCCAAAGATATAGATctatcttatttactaacttcAGCCGGTATACAAGCATTGCGGCTGCATGTCTCTAgatgtcggattagaagtccaattcgaccgcggcatacagccgactgcgcaggggctaattaggggccctatttaggattatcatagccagcctaacctacggttagaacctcctttttacacctactacgtaaatatttatatagtttaattaatctctttattaactacggttcgaactaactactttataatagggatactaatactaattagtagttaaattcttttattatagattagtaaggtatcttgctacgtagaagagacgacctcttaatactatacgagataagagattcgtactaattaaccttacagaagtaaataaaaaaagaagcgatttttaaataccgtacggaattaagtaattatagccctttattacttataaaaagttaacgtttattatattaaaatacgttaattaatagaactgcttaagtaactagccttttattattaccctaagtagcttttttattaaacgacttttctatagccggcccgcgattagaaattaactaattaaattagtaaaaggaaatacttatataacgactacttacctaattaattagtataacaaataagcttaataatataatataaaaaagtactacgtaattaaaaaaagggatctctaaatataaatattcttatttagtaataaaagtaaccctataggagttattaaattaagagatttatagtatataaaaaagtctattatcacgaggattttataagtacgactttaagcccgcgatctaaacgacctctttataacttccttaactaccccccgggtattacttaagaataaagtataagggacggtttaataagggaagaggggatttagaagttttaataatattaagttaagaatattacggattttaaaaattaacttaaaaagaaggcggctattctaaaatagtcctacgacctcctattagagttattattagcctaagaaaaggctaaaaagataaggatttaaaaaaaaaaaaaaagaaatcctctagagggctattaaaaagcttctttttatactagctcccggcgcgagattattaattttaagaaattaactaagtaataaaaaggattattagtaagcgataattacctaactataattaaattataaaaaagactacttaaaaaatataaaatagggtactaagaggctataaaaaataagatttctaaggtatttaaccttactacgtataagtaataagtaagcatttttagtaagtccttaaaatccacgatcttataaaaaagagggcttaactttattaactatacttaacggcttatatagttcctaatagcctatatagctcttttacgagccgcccggcgtttatttttaactattcctATAGAATATTACCCTAAAAGAAGTAGGTTAgggaaagaagctattaaaaaattatagagagcacgaggcttaaaagactagaaatatacggaatagtagaaattagtaattagtaaagatcccgagactaattattatatttttttatagtaatataaacgtttactactattattat
The window above is part of the Colletotrichum lupini chromosome 9, complete sequence genome. Proteins encoded here:
- a CDS encoding cytochrome P450 3A9, giving the protein MASAYILAVYFLVVVLAGLQLKQKIKALKSPLRKLPGPWYAPLTTLHLRYLFSTGTIWKLVERSHNKYGPIIRLGPRQVWISDKEAMKQILVKTDLPKVAMYAEISRDKFSPGLFGEIRQEPHRRLKRFLFPAFTVNYIDNLEMFFKSTVRDVLNKYQTQINEDAVHYAKKGIEVDLMDDLHNVALDIRNVLIPSVLTCTKTVYVKKFFRALGIDLQFDWPAEMITAIDAVVQRRKRTPDVERRDLLQHLIEEGKKPDTGTSMSVRDIVDQMAEILLAGSETTSGTIGCLFLELARNPDVRAKLFASLPSKGFNEEIVTRKSVRNEENYEYLEACIKENLRLHPIASEMGRRTGNQWINLCGYDLPPHTVVSASYRDLHRNEAFWPQAVRFWPERWLSEDKRDGAPAPDMDAYYPFSGGKHSCIGINFAWAEMRMVAANLLQRFDVLEVPDQDIDFRQYITMQFATGHWKVVLKPRN